Within the Acidipropionibacterium acidipropionici genome, the region CGAACCAGCTCTACTGGCGCCTCCCCGGCTCTGACGTCATCCACGCCTGGGAGAGTGCCGGGTCCGATGTCACCGACTGGTGGATCCAGGCGTCCGCCGCTGCCCTCCTCGTCGTCTGGCAGATCAGACGCGCGGGGTGGCCCGGGGCCACCACCCGCCGCCACGGTCCGTCGTCCGCAGCCTCGCGGAAACGCCGCGTCCGGCCCGGGCACACCGCACCGCTCATCCCCACCGGGGACCTCGTCCCGCAGGTCGCACCCGCCGCCACGACGGTCACCGCGGCAACGATCGCCCCGCCCGTCATCCACCACGATGACGAGGAGGAGACCAGCCCACTCATCCCTCAGGCATCAGATCCGACACCCGGGCCGGATGAGACCGAACCGGGGCCCGACGACGAGCGCCCTGAGTTCGACGACGGCCGTCCCGATGTCGATGACGGACTCGACGACGGCGACATTCTCGAGGCCGCCTTCACCGCGGACACTCAGAAGGAGCACACATCATGACTGATCAGCATTCCGAGAACGCCACCCCGCCGTCGGTCAACGTCACCGTCGAAGTCCCCGATCGCGGCGGGTCCGAGACCCATGGCTGGAAGGTCCTCGGCACTCTGCTCGTGGTCGGCGGTGTCAGCTCCCTGTCCTGGGCGCTGGCCAAGTCCGGCCTGCTGGAGCTGGCCAGCACCATGCTCACGATGATGCTGGTGCAGCTGGTGAGGCTGCTGTTCACCGCCGGGATGATCAGCATGCCCGAGCGCAAGGGTGGGGCTGAGGCCGAGGACTTCGCCGAGACCAAGGGCGTCCTCAAGAAGGCTTGGAGCGAGTTCCAGATCTGGCAGGCCCGGTCGTCCGTCCTCAGGCTCGCCTTGCTGGCGGCGGGCTACACTCTCGCCTTCATGCTGCTCAAGCTCCTGCTGCAGATGACACTGAAGGTCTTCACCAACATCTGGGTGGCGCTGGCGTTCGGCGCCATCGCCGCAGCCGTCATCGTCTCGCCCGGGCTCTTCAAGTCCGCCATCGGCGGCCTCAAGTCACGAGTCAAGCGTGACTGACGCCACCCGCTCGGCAGGCCCCCAGATACCTGCACCGCGGCGACCGCCACCGTCTGGAGGTCAAGGCTGATGCACTGGAGGCCCGCATCGTCGACGAGGGTCCCAGTGATCCCACCCGCATCCGGGCCTGACGGGCAGCCGCCGCACTGCGGCGCCTCGCCGGACAGCTGACATCACAGGAGGAGGCATCGTGACCGCACCGGCGATCAGAGAGCGCGTCGTCGAGTCCGCCCTCGGCACCGCCTGCCGCGCGGACGGGCTGCTGTGCCTGAAATTCGTCTCCCCCGGGCCGCAACGGCGTCCTCGACCGGATCGTCATCGGTCCTCTCGGCAAGCTCGTCGACGCCGACCTGCAGAACACCAAGAGCTGTGCGACGATGGGGTCACAGTTCGATCGGACGCACGGCCAGGTGGTGCACCGACCGTGGCGCCTGTCCTGGGAACCATGACCATGAGGAGCAGCATGACTGCCGATACCCCCGACCCGATGTCTCAGGTTCTCAATGCCGGGCTGGACCTCGCCCGTGCCGAGCTGGAGGGCCGCCACCTCGATCCCGATGAGATGCGCGTCCTGGAGCTGTGCGACGACATCGGCGACGTGCGCGGCATCGCCGAGCACGAGATGCGACAGTCCAACTTGCAGGTCATCACCACCGTCTCGCGGGACATGCAGGCAGAGGAGGATATCAAGGCGTGGGAGGAGGAGCAGAGCCAGCGCTGCTCGTCCAGCGGCCAGGACGTCGGGAGAATGATCAACATCGACGGGATGGACGACTGGAGGGTCGAGTGCCCGACGTGCGGGGCGATGTGGTGGGGTGGAAGTACGGTACTGCCGGAGCACGACAAACCACGGGGATGAAAACGCCCTGCTGCCACTTAGCCACAGCGGTGGCAGCACACCACTCGACCCCACGGGAGGTCCCCTGGACCCGCACCGTGCCGTGCAGGGTTCGCGTCAGAGCTGAGCGATCAGCGGTGCGGCCTTCTCGTCGTACTGGGCCTGGGAGAGGATGCCCGCATCCAGAAGCGACTTGAGCTTCAGCAACTGGTCGGCCGCACTCTCCTGGACGGGGGCCGTTGCAGCCGGCGTCGGCACGGCCTGCACGGGTCGGCTGATCCGTTCGCGCACATTGTCCACGAGTTCTTTGCCAATGTCCTTCTGAACCTGTTCGATGGTGGCCTTGTTACCTGAGACGTGGACGGTGATCTTCCCCATGAGGAGGCCGCCGCTGAAGTCGATGCTGCTGATCCTGCTGAGGGGGAAGTCCTCGGTGTGTGAGGAGACGACGCCGCGGAGGTAGAAGAACAGTCGGCGATCGGTGAGCACCAGGATGCCGTTGCCCTTGCCGTAGAATCCCGTGACGATCCGATCGACGGTCTCCCCCTCACCAAGCTCATCGACGAGCGTCCTGATCTCCTTGCCCGATCCGAGCTTGGAGGCGTTGCGATCGGCGGCGGCCTTGATGTCTGCGCGTAGTTCTGCCATGAAGTTCATGCTATTCACTTCCGGATGTTGCTGCGGCCGAACCCGTGTGTTGCCGGACACCGTGACGATGACGTGTGGCACCCCGGAAGCCTCGGCGGTGGAGACCTCCTGCGTTGTCGCCCAACCCCGCGTCCTGTCCAGCACTGCACCCTATGAGTATGGCCAAGTGCCAAGAAGCACAGTTCTGTCGTCAGAAGTCGATACGCTGTCGTCGGCACGCCGCTGCAGCTGGTGAGCCGACTGGACCGACCTCCGGGGTGAGTGGTCCACCGCGACGCTGAAGGGACTGAGTTGTCGAGCCTGGCTGACTTCGTGTGGAGGATCGCCGACCACCTGAGGGGCTTCTACAAGCCTCACCAGTACGGGGGCATCATCCTGCCGTTCACGATCCTGCGGCGCCTTGACTGCGTGCTGGCACCCACCAAGCACCAAGTGCTGGAGCTGGCCAAGAAGTACCCGAAGAACAGCGAGCGGCTCAACTACGAGGTCCAGAAGGTCACCGGGCTCACCTTCTACAACACCTCACGCCTGGACTTCGCAGCCCTGGTCGCCGACCCGGACAACGTGGCCGCCAACCTGCGGGCCTACATCGCCGGGTTCTCCCGCGTGGTCGATGTGTTCTCCCGGTTCAACCTCGACGACAAGATCGAGGCCCTCGACGACGCCGGCCGGCTCTACCCGGTCGTCAAGGACTTCTCCGAGCGGGACTTCAGCACCACCGCCATGTCCGACTCGGCGATGGGCGACCTGTTCGAGGAACTCATCCGCCGCTTCTCCGAGGCCGAGAACGAGTCCGCGGGCGAGCACTTCACCCCCCGCGACGCCATCAAGCTCATGGTCGACATCCTCATCACCGAGGACGAGGAGGTGGTACAGACCACGTCGGTGCCGATCCGCAGCGTCTACGACCCCACCGCCGGAACCGGCGGCATGCTGAGCCTCACCGAGACCCGGCTCACCGGTCTCAACGAGAACGCCCGGATCAGCCTCTACGGCCAGGAGCTCAACCCCGAGTCGTACGCCATCTGCCGCTCCAACTTCCTCATGCGCGGCCAGGAGGCCGGCAACATCCGCCAGGGCGACACCCTGGCCAAAGATTCCTTCGCCGGGAAGACCTTCGACTACTGCCTGTCCAACCCGCCCTACGGCTACTCGTGGAAGGACAGCGAGCACGCCGTCAAGCAGGAGCGCAAGGTCGCCGGGGCCAACGGACGGTTCGCCGCCGGCCTGCCCGCCATCAGCGACGGACAGCTCCTGTTCCTGTCCCACCTTGCCCACAAGATGCGCCCGGCCGAGGCCGACGGCACCGGTGGTGGGCGTGCGGGCATCGTCCTCAACGGGTCGGCCCTGTTCGCCGGCCGGCCCGGCGGTGGGGAGTCCGAGATCCGCCGGTGGCTGTTCGAGAGCGACCTCGTCGACGCGATCGTCGCCCTGCCCACCGACGAGTTCTACAACACCGGCATCGCCACCTACATCTGGATCCTCGACAACACCAAGACCCCCGACCGCCGCGGCAAGGTCCAGCTCATCGACGCCACCGGCTTCACCACCCCGCTACGCAAATCCCTGGGGGCCAAGCGCAACGAGATCAGCGACGCCGACCGGGATCGCATCGCCCGGATCTACGCCGACTTCCAGGACGGCGACCACTGCCGGATCGTCGACCCCCACGAGTTCGCCTTCACCGAGATCACCGTCGAACGACCCCTGCGCCGCTCCTTCACCCTCGACGAGACCGCCGTGGAGCGCGCCATGACCGCCAAGCCGGTTGGCAAACTTCCCCAGGCTGCCCAGGAGACCATCCGCACCGTGCTGGACGAGGACGAGGGGAAGACCTGGCTGTCTGAGAACGAGTTCAACCGCCACCTGCACCACCTGCTCAACCTCGGACACGAGCTCCATCTCAAGGAACCAGTCTTCAAGGCCCTCATCAAGGCCATCGGCGTGCCCGACGACAACGCCGAGATCTCCGTCGACGCCAAGGGCCATCCCCAACCTGACGTGAGCCTGCGCGACACCGAACGGGTCCCCTGGGGCACCGACATCGACGACTACTTCACGTCAGAGATCGAGCCCTACGCGCCCGGCGCCTGGCTGGACCGCACAAGAGACAAGATCGGCTACGAGATCCCGTTCAAACGCTACTTCTACACCTACACGCCACCACGCAGCCTGGCGGAGATCGACGCCGACATCGCGGAGACCATCGGACAAATCGAGGAGCTGTTCGCCGAGGTGAAACGATGACTCGCGGTCAGGCCGAGGGGAACGACTCAGAAGACTGGACCACCGTCCCGCTCTGGCGTATCGCCAAGATCATCGTCAGTACCGTTGACAAGAAGTCCTACAAAGATCAAGTCGCTGTCAGACTGTGCAATTACGTTGACGTCTACTATCACGACAGAATAGACGACACCATCAACTTCATGGAGTCCACCGCCTCCCTGTCCGAGATATCGTCCTTCTCGGCAAGGGCTGGGGACGTTGTCATAACCAAGGACTCTGAGA harbors:
- a CDS encoding PH domain-containing protein; translated protein: MAELRADIKAAADRNASKLGSGKEIRTLVDELGEGETVDRIVTGFYGKGNGILVLTDRRLFFYLRGVVSSHTEDFPLSRISSIDFSGGLLMGKITVHVSGNKATIEQVQKDIGKELVDNVRERISRPVQAVPTPAATAPVQESAADQLLKLKSLLDAGILSQAQYDEKAAPLIAQL
- a CDS encoding type I restriction-modification system subunit M, with protein sequence MSSLADFVWRIADHLRGFYKPHQYGGIILPFTILRRLDCVLAPTKHQVLELAKKYPKNSERLNYEVQKVTGLTFYNTSRLDFAALVADPDNVAANLRAYIAGFSRVVDVFSRFNLDDKIEALDDAGRLYPVVKDFSERDFSTTAMSDSAMGDLFEELIRRFSEAENESAGEHFTPRDAIKLMVDILITEDEEVVQTTSVPIRSVYDPTAGTGGMLSLTETRLTGLNENARISLYGQELNPESYAICRSNFLMRGQEAGNIRQGDTLAKDSFAGKTFDYCLSNPPYGYSWKDSEHAVKQERKVAGANGRFAAGLPAISDGQLLFLSHLAHKMRPAEADGTGGGRAGIVLNGSALFAGRPGGGESEIRRWLFESDLVDAIVALPTDEFYNTGIATYIWILDNTKTPDRRGKVQLIDATGFTTPLRKSLGAKRNEISDADRDRIARIYADFQDGDHCRIVDPHEFAFTEITVERPLRRSFTLDETAVERAMTAKPVGKLPQAAQETIRTVLDEDEGKTWLSENEFNRHLHHLLNLGHELHLKEPVFKALIKAIGVPDDNAEISVDAKGHPQPDVSLRDTERVPWGTDIDDYFTSEIEPYAPGAWLDRTRDKIGYEIPFKRYFYTYTPPRSLAEIDADIAETIGQIEELFAEVKR